The nucleotide sequence AAACTTACTTAAGTGGAGCCTTTTTAAAGTTAAATACTTTTTGGCCTCCaatattgttgattttatttttttttgaaacagcaaAAATTTACTAAGCCAAGCAAAGTGGAAGAAACACAAAGACTTGGACCACAAAGAGGACATTACAAAGGTACCGAATATATGcgaaacactaaaaaaataggCACACCTAAATCCGTATATATGTGGAACCTCTATCCAAAAAACCAACCCAAAAAGAGCAGACCAAAAAACAGGTGCTCTCCCTCCGTATCAGCTAGCACAAGATACACAGAAAGCAAAACCTTACTGCTCCAATATTGTTTATTGATTCCAAATTTTAGTGGACACTATAAATagaagagtttttctattcacatcccatatatttttggttacatccaaattttcttaaaagtttttaataataccaaaattgcccttttatataaattttcttaaaatctttatttcattcattgtcactctaaaatttcaatctctttcacccacaaacgatcaaacaatcctgatgttcaatcaatctttatggaagattaaagagtgaattaAAACATCTTTCATCCATACTCGACTgcgaatttcttcttctttttcaataatgctagtttcaatttccttcttcttgttcaactgcactATACGACAGTTTcaattttacattgttgaggttaacttaaatttagtttaagtaggttcatgtaaacttagtttacgtAACTTACTTAAtcttagtttacataacctacttaaattgggtttacatgacttacttaaactacatgatctacttaaactaagtttacatgtacatacttaaactgagattacgcataatcattgaacaaggttgaactttttaGATATAcatttaaattcagtttacatgacttacttaaactgagtttacatgaaatatttaaactaagtttacatgacctacttaaaccgattttacatgacctacttaaactgagtttaagtatgtacacttaaactcagtttacatgacctacttaaactgaagaggggttttggggtgtaacgAGAAGAAGGAAGAtgctttttaaaattaaattttatgaaatggTAATTTTGGCATTTTGGAATGCAATCAGGATTAAACAGGGTGTGATTAGAAAAACTCTAAATAGAAACTATAGCCACGCTGCCGCAAAGGATGTTTCATTGTACAATGCATTATTGAGTGTACGAGTCGTAATTGCCCTAGTTGTCCGCGTTGATTAAAGCTTGGATATTTGCAAGAATAATCATTTTGTATCTCATGTGAtgcataagaaaaataaaatcaatattaaataaatgaattttaactTATAATGTTCAAATCAAATCTAGTCGTTAAGGTTCTATCTCATTCATCCTTATAAGAGATATGTGATTTTGGGTCATTTTTGGTTTGCAATCACGTAGATAAATCCTTTTCTTATTCTCTTTATatctaaataaatgatttttcacatatatttaGTTTCTTTTGTCTGTGGTTTTATCGCCTAAGTGTGATGGTGTTGTTTTGTTTGCTGTCTTGGTGTGGCGTAGCTTGATTTTCGATTCTATTGCGGCTTTTGTTTGATTGTAGTTGGATTGATTTTCTTTGTTTGGTGTCCATTACGATTTCAAGCAATGACGTTGACATCTCAACGTTATAAATCCGAAGATATGAGTATTCTGGTTGTGTTAACATTTAACTATATTAGCTTGGTTTATTGGAAGCTAAGAAACTATTGGTGCAATTGTCTTCATATGATTTCAACAATAAACTTTTTGGTTACTCAAATCTATAGGGAAGAAAATCATTGTGCATATTAGCTAATTTAGGCTTTCATGTGCTTTGAGTATTAGGAATGATTTCATTATAAACAAGTTAGGTCTTCTtagttttcgttttttttttcttctccttgAGTGGGTCTTAACTGAGCTCCACCTCTCTTTAACGAAATTGGGATAGGTGTTCCTTGCACCATCCTTTTGCCAAAAAATCATTAtagttttaattataatttttattatttgtcaATTCATTTGAAGAGATATCAGTTTGATTGTACTCTCTTCAAAGATTATGTTGCGGAATTGAACTCTCTTTTATCTTCTGCTGAATCAGAAAAGATGATTGTGACaattggaggaagaagaagaatgcggaggaggaggaggaggaggaggagaataAGAAGTGAGATGAGGAGGAGgaggggaagaagaagaagaagaagaagaagaagaagagggggAGAAGTAGGAGAGTTTAGGAACTTGCATCAAAGTGACAATTAAACATCAAACCTAAGTTGATACCTCTaaaatagtactccctccggtcacatttaaaagtacaaaaatctttttttaggTTCATGAATACCTAATGTATTTAGATGTATTACAGACCAAATACATTAGatgataaatgaatttaaaaagtgattatttttcttataaatgtgACGAGAGGAAGTAAACAATttaaaatgagaagaaaattAGTAAAGTAAAGGAATTAGGAGAGAGTTTAGGTGGGGAAATCAAGAATTAGTCGACCAAAGTAAGAGAATTGAAGATCTTCCCCGATTAGTCACACGATCATCTTATTccttccatttttatttattttctattatcaTTTAAGAGTATTGATTAGCAATTGGGTACTAATGGAGATTGATTTTCCATTAGTCGTTATGATTGCCTTGCCTTAAGAAGAAAATCAATTAGTAACCCCAAGAAAAAAGAACACGGTAAAACACATCCATTCCATTCTTGATTTCTCGTTCATTTTCCATAAAAAGTAGGAAAtccaaagaaaaagagagacaTCTTTAGAGACTCATACTCCTATCTAATACTCGTCACCATTCAATGTTTATCATCTTGTCTTgttattagtaaaataaaaaccatctCTTAATTCTTACTCATCCGTCTTAAATCATACGATCTTTTGGTCATTtcatataaattaataaatgtaaATAATATTGTATGAGAAAGAGATATCATAagtaattttagaaaattattaAGTGTCAATTTAAGTGggttaatttaacttcttaaaaaaaaaaaaactaacaagttGTCctcatgagcttaactcagttagtatggacattgcataaaatatgtaaggtccggggttcgaatcccggccaccaccaaaaatacaatgaacTAACAAGATGTGGGTTATAACCTCCTCTCTAACAAGTACACTTCAGGGCCAAACACTCTTCATGCCAAGACCAACAGGAGAAGCTCTCCCTCTTGGTCCTCCattatcaaaatcaaacatatcCTTTGCAATGGATACCAATGGCGTGCTGGTTCAGGATCCTCCTCTTTTTGGTTTCACAACTAGAGCTCCCACGGTTTTCTTGACTCACTAGTTCCTATCATGACATTCATGACCTCCATCTAACCGTTAGAGATGTTTTCACTTTTACCGGTTAACACACTCAGGCTCTCTACACTAACCTCCCCCAAACAATTGCAGACTCTATTAACAACACTCGCATCAAGTATAACGAGAGGATTGAAGATGCTTTCATTTGGAACCACAACAAAAACGGCGACTACACCGCAAAAAGTGGTTACTCTTGGTTACTTTGATACTCGGATTCCTCCACCACTGTCATCTAATTTATCCTGGACTTGGATCTGGAAGTTGAGAATTCCTGAAAAATTCAAGCTGTTGATTTGGCTAGTTTGCCACAACGCTGTTCCAGCTTTATCCCTGATCCATCACCATCACATAGCTCCCTCTACTACCTGTTCGAGATGTGGGGAGGACGATGAAACTATCCTGCATTGCCTTCGTGATTGTAGTTTCTCCAAAAACATTTGGTTTAATCTCGAATTCACGGCTCAGGTTTTCTTTACTGATGGTAATGCGAGCAGCTGGGTTAGAAACAACGCTTCAGGTATGCTTTATTCCACCTTCTTTGTCGGCCTCTGGTGGACGTGGAGACACCGGAACTTGATGTGTCTAAATCATGAAACCTGGTCCCTACATTGGCTCAATTATCATATCCAGAACACAGCTGAAACTATCGTGACCTCCCTTCACTCAGTGTCGGTTCCCCAGTCAGAAATTATGGTTCACTGGAACAATCTTGATAGTAATTGTATAGTTCTGAATGTGGATGGTAGCTGTTTAGGTGAGCCTATTCGAGCTGGGTTTGGAGGTGTTATCCCGAATTCTGCAGGCTTCTACATCTCGGAGTTCTCCGGTTTCATCGCTTCAACAACTGGCATTTTGTTTGCCGAGCTTACTGCTATTCATCGTGGTCTTCTCCTAGCGGTGAAATTGGGAATTGAGGATATGCTTTGCTATTCTGATTCTATGCTATCCATAAAACTTCTCATCGAGCATGCTTCCAACTATCATGCTTATGCTGTTTTAATCCAAGATATCAAAGACATTTTATCGACAACAAACTTCTCCATTCATCATTGTTTTAGAGAAGGGAACCAATGTGCTGACCTCATGGCAAAGCTAGGAGCCACCTCTAATGCAGACTTCTCTTCTCATGCCACTCCTCCATCCGacctttttcccgagagcttaggctttttcttttctgtttgtTGTCTTTTATTCTTCCTTTTTAGCTTtgtaaccaaaataaaataaaattatcctaCATTAATGATataagaaagataaattaaaaaattgaaagtaataaatagttgaaGGTATAGtgtgaaaaataacattaatatattataaaacaacttataatttgagacaaaattttttcttcaaagcgATTTATAATTTGGACAgatagagtattttttttaaggaatctcTTAAAACTTAATTAGAAGTTAGAACTGTGTCTCATAGAATAgagtgaacttttttttttgtgattatcAATGAATGAGAATGAAGTATTCTAAATCATCGAAACCaattttactatttatttagtTAATATGGagttttcaataataaaaaaaattggttacaaggcaaaagaaaaaaaaaggaaaaaaggaacATAagcaagaaaaacaagaaagaaaaacgaAGGAACTACTCTCTAGAATAGACAGTTCCAACTACGTACATCCTGAGGAGGTTCAAGAGATTATCTGGAGGAGAGACATGGTAGAGCAGCTCAGTATCCGAACCTGCTTCAagcttgaccaaaaaatatgCGCATTGATCACCCTTTTTAAGAGTGTGACAAACAGT is from Medicago truncatula cultivar Jemalong A17 chromosome 1, MtrunA17r5.0-ANR, whole genome shotgun sequence and encodes:
- the LOC112418585 gene encoding uncharacterized protein, with amino-acid sequence MWVITSSLTSTLQGQTLFMPRPTGEALPLGPPLSKSNISFAMDTNGVLVQDPPLFGFTTRAPTTLLTTLASSITRGLKMLSFGTTTKTATTPQKVVTLGYFDTRIPPPLSSNLSWTWIWKLRIPEKFKLLIWLVCHNAVPALSLIHHHHIAPSTTCSRCGEDDETILHCLRDCSFSKNIWFNLEFTAQVFFTDGNASSWVRNNASGMLYSTFFVGLWWTWRHRNLMCLNHETWSLHWLNYHIQNTAETIVTSLHSVSVPQSEIMVHWNNLDSNCIVLNVDGSCLGEPIRAGFGGVIPNSAGFYISEFSGFIASTTGILFAELTAIHRGLLLAVKLGIEDMLCYSDSMLSIKLLIEHASNYHAYAVLIQDIKDILSTTNFSIHHCFREGNQCADLMAKLGATSNADFSSHATPPSDLFPESLGFFFSVCCLLFFLFSFVTKIK